A stretch of the Argentina anserina chromosome 6, drPotAnse1.1, whole genome shotgun sequence genome encodes the following:
- the LOC126797975 gene encoding GDSL esterase/lipase At1g54790-like — translation MASNTILQIVTLLSVFLPIAKSVQFNYPAVFNFGDSNSDTGELAAGLGFELSPPYGQTYPKLSPHGRACDGRLIVDFLMDAMHLPFLNAYLDSVGMPNFRKGCNFAAAASTILPASPTSLSPFSFAVQISQFLRFKARVLEILAKGKKYEKYLPTEDFFGKGLYMFDIGQNDIAVAFWSKTLDQVLASIPTILAEFETGIKRLYDQGARNFWIHNTGPVGCLTQNVLKFGTDPSKLDEQGCVSGHNLAARTFNLQLHAFTKKLQGQFTDANVTYVDIFSIKSNLIANYSKNGFEQPIMACCGYGGPPLNYDFQIGCGQTKVLNGSSVTAKGCNDSGAYVSWDGIHYTEAANHFVSSKILTGIYADPPFSDQMPFLLNL, via the exons ATGGCTTCCAATACCATTCTCCAGATTGTCACCTTACTATCAGTATTTCTGCCCATTGCAAAGTCGGTTCAGTTCAACTATCCTGCCGTCTTCAACTTTGGTGATTCGAACTCCGACACAGGTGAACTCGCTGCTGGCCTTGGTTTTGAGCTCTCACCTCCATATGGACAGACTTACCCCAAACTTTCTCCACACGGAAGAGCTTGTGATGGTCGTCTTATCGTAGACTTCCTAA TGGATGCAATGCACCTGCCGTTTCTCAATGCCTATCTGGATTCAGTTGGAATGCCGAATTTTCGAAAAGGGTGCAACTTTGCTGCTGCAGCGTCCACTATACTTCCAGCTTCTCCAACATCTCTTAGCCCATTTTCATTTGCTGTGCAAATCTCTCAGTTTCTTAGATTCAAAGCCAGGGTTCTTGAAATTCTAGCTAAAG GTAAGAAATATGAGAAGTATCTGCCCACAGAAGATTTTTTTGGGAAGGGGCTTTACATGTTTGACATAGGCCAAAATGACATTGCTGTTGCATTTTGGAGTAAGACATTGGATCAGGTTCTTGCTTCAATTCCAACAATTCTAGCTGAATTTGAAACTGGAATTAAG AGACTATATGATCAAGGAGCTAGGAACTTTTGGATACACAACACAGGTCCTGTGGGGTGTTTGACTCAGAATGTACTCAAATTCGGAACTGACCCGTCAAAGCTTGATGAGCAAGGATGTGTAAGCGGACATAACCTAGCTGCCAGAACTTTTAACCTGCAGCTTCATGCTTTCACCAAAAAGTTGCAAGGGCAATTTACAGATGCAAATGTCACATATGTTGATATCTTCTCTATCAAATCTAACCTCATTGCAAACTATTCCAAGAACG GATTTGAACAACCTATTATGGCTTGCTGTGGATATGGAGGTCCGCCCTTGAACTATGACTTTCAGATTGGCTGTGGGCAAACAAAGGTCTTGAATGGGAGCTCTGTCACAGCCAAAGGGTGCAATGACAGTGGTGCCTATGTTAGCTGGGATGGAATTCATTACACTGAGGCTGCAAATCATTTTGTCTCATCAAAGATACTCACCGGAATATACGCTGATCCACCTTTTTCAGACCAAATGCCTTTCCTTCTTAACCTCTAA
- the LOC126800687 gene encoding uncharacterized protein LOC126800687: MEGPSLMTCDEKERGLVPRVVNGLFDCIKSFEGLVKYSIKVSMVGIYMEKVWDLFDLSKDNIQIDESKEQAVVMLDGVTEISVSNPAEALQTLSRGVANRTAGEAQMNMPSSRSHCIYLFTVQQELKKYSRLKTGKLILVDLAGSEKAEKTGAKGKVLEETKTINKSLTALGNVINALTCGLPDKANHIPYRHSKLTWLLQDALGGNSQTALLCCCSPSLSNASESLSTLHFGMRCVDPAPDFELIFIQFPHQNYCLSVILEANDTVDTIKAKYNREYEHHINSLGPQYTLLFKGRALTVDDDLQKLGKNSFLYVEQASAENLNEGNTASTDTGQGQQARAEDLNESNTSSTDTGQGQRARAENLIESDTASKDTGQGQENKLTPIEKSAKSLFSEDEYGYGFFPEGMDSPQARNETLGAAIIFLEKFRKYSFISATSKNSNRRVTSQFLPAEYAPITCKCWTALVHSLVLHLATNEWCSELPPLDTPENQEETLIAVTKFFKDFRLSMYHHHGYPTRQSTGPKSYESTEYAPLRCKYWTPFAHSALLHLATCKEKSLDNFCSSLIC; this comes from the exons ATGGAG GGACCTAGCCTAATGACATGCGATGAGAAGGAGAGAGGATTAGTTCCGAGAGTAGTTAATGGACTGTTCGATTGCATAAAGTCATTTGAAGGACTAGTGAAATACTCGATAAAAGTTTCAATG GTAGGGATCTACATGGAAAAAGTATG GGACCTCTTTGATTTGTCAAAAGACAACATACAAATTGATGAAAGTAAAGAGCAGGCAGTAGTAATGTTAGACGGAGTGACAGAG ATCTCTGTATCCAATCCtgcagaagcattacagaccCTATCT AGAGGGGTAGCTAACAGAACTGCTGGAGAGGCCC AGATGAACATGCCCAGCAGCAGAAGTCATTGTATTTACCTATTCACAGTTCAGCAAGAATTAAAGAAATATAGCAG GCTGAAAACTGGCAAATTGATTCTTGTGGACTTGGCTGGTTCTGAGAAAGCAGAGAAAACTGGAGCCAAAGGAAAAGTTCTTGAAGAAACCAAGACAATCAACAAATCTCTCACAGCCCTTGGAAATGTGATAAATGCTCTCACATGTGGTTTACCAGACAAAGCAAATCACATTCCATATCGTCATTCCAAACTCACTTGGCTTTTACAAGATGCGCTA GGAGGGAATTCCCAAACTGCATTGTTGTGCTGTTGCTCACCAAGCCTTTCAAATGCTTCGGAGAGTCTGTCCACTCTTCACTTTGGAATGAG ATGTGTAGATCCTGCTCCGGATTTTGAacttatttttattcaatttccaCATCAAAATTATTGTCTCTCTGTTATATTGGAAGCCAACGACACAGTGGACACAATCAAGGCTAAATACAATCGTGAATACGAACACCATATCAATAGTTTGGGCCCCCAATACACACTTCTATTCAAAGGCCGAGCATTGACTGTAGATGATGACCTCCAGAAGTTAGGCAAGAATTCATTTCTTTACGTAGAGCAAGCTAGCGCTGAGAATTTGAATGAGGGTAACACTGCATCAACTGACACAGGCCAAGGGCAGCAAGCTAGAGCTGAGGATTTGAATGAGAGTAACACTTCATCAACAGACACAGGCCAAGGGCAGCGAGCTAGAGCTGAAAATTTGATTGAGAGTGACACTGCATCAAAGGACACAGGCCAAGGGCAAGAAAACAAACTGACCCCAATAGAGAAGTCTGCAAAGAGCTTATTCAGTGAAGATGAGTATGGGTATGGTTTCTTCCCAGAGGGTATGGATAGCCCTCAAGCCCGAAATGAAACTTTGGGTGCTGCGATCATCTTCCTCGAAAAATTCAGGAAGTACTCCTTCATATCTGCAACATCCAAGAATTCCAACAGAAGAGTGACAAGTCAATTTCTGCCAGCAGAATATGCCCCAATTACATGCAAGTGTTGGACTGCATTGGTTCATTCCTTAGTGCTGCATCTGGCAACAAATGAGTGGTGTTCTGAGTTGCCTCCACTTGATACCCCTGAAAACCAAGAGGAAACCTTGATTGCTGTGACAAAATTCTTCAAAGATTTCAGATTGTCCATGTATCATCATCATGGTTACCCGACAAGACAAAGCACAGGTCCAAAAAGTTACGAGTCAACAGAATATGCCCCTCTTAGATGCAAGTATTGGACTCCTTTTGCTCATTCAGCACTGCTTCACTTGGCCACCTGCAAAGAAAAGTCCTTGGACAATTTCTGCAGTTCTCTGATTTGTTAG
- the LOC126798781 gene encoding glycine-rich RNA-binding protein RZ1A: MSEEPEYRCFIGGLAWATTDRSLTDAFDKYGKLVEAKVVVDKFTGRSRGFGFVTFDDKKAMEEAIEDMNGRDLDGRTITVDKAQPHQGSGRDYDGDRGRDRGGRDRDRGRDYGGGGRGSGGGGDCFKCGKPGHFARECPSEVSRGGGGRYGDRDDKYGGGGGGGGGGSRYSGGPDRNGDRYSGRSRDSGSGARSSSGSDRFSRDRSGPYERRGTGGFRSG, translated from the exons ATGTCGGAAGAACCTGAGTATAGATGCTTTATTGGTGGCCTTGCCTGGGCTACAACTGATAGGAGTCTAACAGATGCTTTTGACAAGTATGGGAAGCTTGTTGAAGCCAAG GTGGTTGTTGATAAGTTCACTGGGCGCTCTCGTGGATTTGGGTTTGTCACCTTTGATGATAAAAAAGCTATGGAAGAGGCAATTGAGGACATGAATGGAAGGGATTTAGATGGACGAACTATCACTGTTGATAAAGCTCAGCCTCACCAGGGTTCGGGAAGAGATTATGATGGTGACCGCGGTCGTGATCGTGGCGGCCGTGATCGTGACCGTGGTCGTGATTATGGAGGTGGTGGACGTGGATCTGGGGGCGGAGGAGATTGCTTTAAGTGTGGGAAGCCTGGACATTTTGCAAGGGAGTGTCCTAGTGAAGTTTCAAGAGGAGGTGGCGGCAGGTATGGTGATAGGGATGATAAGTATggtggaggaggtggtggtgggggTGGTGGTAGCCGCTACAGTGGTGGACCTGATAGAAATGGTGACCGATACAGTGGGCGCAGCAGGGACTCTGGTTCTGGTGCTCGTTCAAGCTCTGGAAGCGATCGTTTTAGTCGTGACCGCTCTGGTCCATATGAGCGTCGGGGAACAGGAGGCTTCCGCTCTGGTTAG
- the LOC126800715 gene encoding branched-chain-amino-acid aminotransferase-like protein 1, with amino-acid sequence MADRELHLLSAFLAMEPIDSLIGLARECGGGSVTEGVQRFIWDHCITKFAGKLHAPYVRRFLKKLIAEVELNRGDVIDELYEHYVHFMSTLKENDLEKDNARIFSLSCLELSSCLESRTLIVQLQCSLNMLEGDTGCSVWPSSLLLSECILSFPELFSNKSCFEVGSGVGLVGICLAHVKASKVNLTDGDLSTLANMKLNMELNHVHVETDTSEITEDPNMVKCIHLPWESVSEKELGNYKPDIILGADVIHDPVCLPHLVRVLNLLLNHANPYPDLCNGNHPGFSWGSNCSDAKVNGTVRSNASNGEESDASLVKRTYNGTANVGLKKHPMALIASVIRNVDTFNKFLVLLDEANLTIEDLTESLRPLNFLSYMKSYDRSTIHLFSISCRPNRQSQSPLFNHRLHFQLQRYQQRFHALNTLSLRIPVTVSEFLKSDPIPLIKFTMAELKTQGEVEVEPIHLWATPRSLSTSLMYSFAQRDDIEVLDEPLYATFLRVTGFDRPYREEVLSQMESDGNKVVNEIILGPGRKKYRFCKHIAKQRVPGLPSDLMNKGKHLILTRNPLDILPSFGKVVPPSLVELGFADLVSIYSELSQLGRPPLVIDAAELQEDAEGTLRGLCEDLDIPFQSTMLKWEAGPKQYDGIWAPWWYESVHKSTYFQPSKKYPTPFPFPLYDVLEQSLPFYNFLRRHMRQTSCLLKSGLPDPKLPVPENKKLLAWVGDEIVPRESAKVSVFDSVVQGGDSVWEGLRVYQGTIFKLEEHLDRLFDSAKALAFSNVPTRQEVKEAIFRTLIRNGMFDNSHIRLSLTRGKKVTSGMSPAFNLYGCTLIVLAEWKPPVYDNTKGITLVTATTRRNSPNNLDSKIHHNNLLNNILAKIEGNNASADDAIMLDKDGYVSETNATNIFLVKRGRVLTPHADYCLPGVTRATVMDLVVQEKFPLQERNISLSEFHTADEVWTTGTMGELSPVVKIDGRLVGDGKVGPVTRRLQNAYKQLTEEFGVPIPTTDSS; translated from the exons ATGGCGGACCGGGAGCTCCATCTGCTCTCGGCATTCCTGGCTATGGAGCCCATCGACTCGCTGATCGGCCTGGCCAG GGAGTGCGGTGGAGGTTCGGTTACGGAGGGAGTCCAGAGGTTCATTTGGGACCATTGCATCActaaattt GCAGGGAAACTGCATGCGCCATATGTGAGGAGGTTTCTGAAGAAGCTGATTGCTGAAGTCGAGTTGAACCGTGGTGATGTAATTGATGAGTTATACGAACATTATGTGCATTTCATGAGTACTTTGAAG GAGAATGATTTGGAAAAGGACAATGCGAGGATCTTTAGTTTGA GTTGTCTTGAACTTTCGAGTTGTTTGGAATCAAGAACGTTGATAGTGCAGTTGCAATGTTCACTTAACATGCTTGAAGGAGATACTGG GTGTTCAGTTTGGCCATCTAGTCTCCTTTTGTCAGAGTGCATCCTTTCATTTCCAGAATTATTCTCTAACAAGTCATGCTTTGAG GTTGGTTCGGGTGTTGGTTTGGTTGGCATCTGTCTTGCCCATGTGAAAGCATCCAAG GTCAATCTAACTGATGGTGACCTGTCAACTTTAGCAAACATGAAGCTTAATATGGAACTGAACCATGTACACGTTGAGACTGATACGTCAGAAATTACTGAAGATCCAAATATG GTAAAATGCATTCATCTGCCATGGGAATCTGTGTCAGAGAAGGAGCTTGGAAACTACAAGCCAGATATAAT TTTGGGTGCAGATGTAATACACGATCCAGTATGCCTCCCACATCTCGTTCGAGTACTTAACCTTCTTTTAAACCACGCAAATCCGTACCCTGACCTTTGCAATGGTAATCATCCGGGATTTTCATGGGGAAGTAACTGTAGTGATGCTAAAGTCAATGGAACTGTTCGATCAAATGCTAGCAATGGAGAAGAATCTGATGCTTCTCTAGTCAAAAGAACATACAATGGCACTGCAAATGTTGGATTGAAGAAGCATCCTATGGCTTTAATTGCTTCTGTCATTCGTAATGTCGACACCTTCAACAAGTTTCTCGTTTTGCTAGACGAAGCCAACCTTACCATCGAAGACCTGACTGAATCCCTTAGGCCCttaaattttctttcttaCATGAAGTCATATGATCGCAGTACAATACACCTGTTTTCCATCTCAT GTAGGCCAAACCGCCAAAGCCAAAGCCCATTATTCAATCATAGACTTCACTTCCAGCTGCAGAGATATCAGCAGAGATTTCATGCACTCAATACTTTGAGTCTCAGAATCCCAGTAACTGTATCCGAGTTTTTGAAATCTGATCCAATCCCATTGATCAAATTCACCATGGCAGAGCTGAAGACTCAAGGAGAGGTTGAAGTGGAGCCTATCCATTTATGGGCAACCCCAAGATCACTGAGTACAAGCCTCATGTACTCTTTTGCTCAG AGGGATGACATTGAAGTGCTTGATGAACCACTCTACGCAACTTTCCTACGGGTTACAGGTTTTGATAGGCCCTACAGGGAGGAAGTACTTTCCCAAATG GAGTCCGATGGAAATAAAGTTGTGAATGAGATCATTCTTGGTCCAGGAAGAAAGAAGTATCGCTTTTGTAAG CATATAGCAAAGCAACGTGTCCCTGGCTTGCCGagtgatttaatgaataaAGGAAAGCACCTCATTTTGACAAGGAATCCCCTTGATATCTTG CCATCCTTTGGCAAGGTTGTGCCTCCATCCCTCGTTGAGTTAGGTTTTGCAGATTTGGTATCTATATACAGTGAGCTCTCTCAACTGGGAAGGCCCCCACTTGTCATTGATGCAGCAGAACTTCAAGAAGATGCTGAG GGTACGCTGCGTGGACTTTGTGAAGACTTGGATATCCCTTTTCAGTCCACAATGCTTAA ATGGGAGGCTGGTCCAAAACAATATGATGGTATTTGGGCGCCATGGTGGTACGAGAGTGTGCACAAATCAACATACTTTCAGCCATCAAAAAAATATCCCACG CCATTTCCTTTTCCTCTATATGATGTGCTTGAGCAAAGTCTACCCTTCTACAACTTCCTTCGGCGCCATATGAGGCAGACATCATGCCTCCTGAAGTCTGGTTTGCCTGATCCCAAACTCCCAGTTCCAGAAAATAAGAAGTTACTTGCATGGGTTGGTGATGAGATTGTACCACGGGAGAGTGCAAAG GTTTCTGTGTTCGACTCGGTTGTCCAAGGTGGTGATTCAGTTTGGGAGGGACTACGAGTATATCAGGGGACGATATTTAAGCTCGAAGAGCATTTGGATAG GTTATTTGACTCAGCAAAGGCTTTGGCATTCAGCAATGTTCCTACTCGTCAAGAG GTTAAAGAGGCCATTTTCAGAACTCTCATTCGGAATGGAATGTTTGACAATTCGCACATCCGATTAAGTTTAACACGTGGCAAAAAG GTTACTTCTGGCATGAGTCCAGCATTCAATCTTTACGGATGCACCTTGATTG TTCTTGCTGAATGGAAACCCCCTGTATATGACAATACAAAGGGTATAACTCTTGTTACTGCGACCACACGTCGTAATTCACCAAAT AATCTGGATTCAAAGATTCACCACAATAACCTACTCAACAATATCCTTGCAAAG ATAGAAGGAAATAATGCAAGCGCTGATGATGCAATCATGCTTGACAAGGATGGTTATGTGTCTGAAACAAATGCGACGAACATT TTTTTAGTGAAGAGAGGCCGTGTATTGACACCTCATGCTGACTACTGCCTTCCTGGTGTGACTCGAGCAACT GTCATGGACCTCGTGGTGCAGGAGAAGTTTCCCCTCCAGGAAAGGAATATCAGTCTATCAGAGTTCCATACTGCAGATGAG GTATGGACAACCGGAACAATGGGAGAGCTCAGTCCT GTTGTGAAGATTGATGGGCGTCTAGTTGGTGACGGAAAAGTGGGGCCCGTGACCCGAAGATTGCAAAATGCTTACAAACAGTTAACAGAAGAGTTTGGGGTACCAATACCAACTACAGATTCATCTTAG
- the LOC126798780 gene encoding vacuolar iron transporter homolog 4-like, producing MAAQGARDQTPIGHIEIPVITFPLATEQTRLPQVPEDDSFDYTERTQWIRAAVLGGNDGLVTVASLMMGVGAVKQDAKAMLLAGFAGLVAGACSMAIGEFVSVYTQYDIEVSQLKREMMKNGGSLSEEEAKKKKLPNPAQAAMASAIAFSIGAVVPLLGAAFIGQHKARMLVVALLASIALVVFGGIGARLGRTPVIISCVRVLIGGWVAMAITFGLTKLIGSAGLEM from the coding sequence ATGGCTGCCCAAGGAGCTCGTGATCAGACTCCCATTGGCCACATAGAGATCCCagttattacatttccattagcTACAGAACAGACCAGACTACCTCAAGTGCCTGAAGATGACAGCTTTGATTACACAGAACGAACACAATGGATTCGAGCAGCTGTTTTGGGAGGTAACGATGGTTTGGTCACAGTTGCATCACTAATGATGGGAGTTGGAGCTGTCAAACAAGATGCCAAGGCAATGCTCCTTGCCGGGTTTGCTGGTTTAGTAGCAGGGGCATGCAGCATGGCTATAGGAGAGTTTGTCTCTGTGTACACTCAATATGACATAGAGGTGTCCCAACTGAAAAGAGAGATGATGAAAAATGGTGGGAGTCTGAGTGAGGAAgaagcaaagaagaagaagctgccGAACCCGGCTCAGGCTGCCATGGCATCGGCGATCGCCTTTTCCATTGGTGCAGTGGTGCCTTTGTTGGGAGCTGCATTCATCGGCCAGCATAAGGCGAGGATGCTTGTGGTGGCTCTTTTGGCAAGTATTGCACTTGTAGTCTTTGGAGGGATCGGCGCAAGGCTGGGGAGGACACCCGTGATAATCTCTTGTGTTAGAGTACTCATTGGAGGATGGGTTGCTATGGCCATCACCTTCGGACTCACCAAGTTGATTGGCTCTGCTGGTCTAGAAATGTGA
- the LOC126797976 gene encoding LOW QUALITY PROTEIN: kinesin-like protein KIN-1 (The sequence of the model RefSeq protein was modified relative to this genomic sequence to represent the inferred CDS: deleted 4 bases in 2 codons; substituted 2 bases at 2 genomic stop codons): MSSLTACVRFRPLSSRERRDHGDSVCVNSVDSHSFVFKDEKEXEFTFSFDKVFYEDSEQAQVYEFLAQPIVKDAVDAINGTIITYGQTGAGKTYCMEGPSIMACDEKERGLVPRVVDGLFNCIKSVEGKVKXIKVSMVEIYMEKVRDLFDLSKDNIQIKESKAHGIVLNGVTEVSVLDPAGALETLSSGIANRTVGETQMNMSSSRSHCIYLFTIQQELNKDNRLKGKLILVDLAGSEKADKTAAEGKALEQAKTINKSLSALGNVIYALTCGLPGKENHIPYRDSKLTRLLQDALGGNSRTALLCCCSPSPSNASESLSTLRFGMRAKHIKMSPHAKSGEDEYAKKDESPSSSKNEACERILDQLRDRFDVEDVMLLEELFRLSGILYEPGSPEDLDSAYEDVTSQTIIQLQHTVEDLVSTVGELENENRTLKDRLAACERCDTQSKVAGGHTSSILHRVSDTLGSFVSWF; this comes from the exons ATGTCGAGCTTAACGGCGTGCGTTAGGTTCAGGCCTTTGAGCtccagagagagaagagatcaCGGCGATTCCGTTTGCGTTAACTCCGTAGAT TCGCATAGTTTCGTCTTCAAG GATGAGAAGGAATAGGAGTTTACATTTAGCTTCGATAAGGTGTTCTATGAAGACTCGGAGCAAGCTCAGGTGTATGAATTTCTAGCTCAGCCAATTGTGAAAG ATGCTGTTGATGCTATCAACGGCACGATCATTACTTATGGACAG ACTGGAGCCGGGAAGACATATTGTATGGAG GGACCTAGCATAATGGCATGCGATGAGAAGGAGAGAGGATTAGTTCCAAGAGTAGTTGATGGACTGTTCAACTGCATAAAGTCGGTTGAAGGAAAAGTCAAGTAAATCAAAGTGTCGATG GTGGAGATTTACATGGAAAAAGTAAG GGACCTCTTTGATTTGTCAAAAGACAACATTCAGATCAAGGAGAGTAAAGCGCATGGCATAGTGTTAAATGGAGTGACAGAG GTGTCTGTATTGGATCCTGCTGGAGCATTAGAGACTCTATCT AGTGGAATAGCTAACAGAACTGTTGGAGAGACCC AGATGAACATGTCCAGCAGCAGAAGTCATTGTATTTACCTATTCACAATTCAGCAAGAGTTAAATAAAGATAACAG GTTGAAAGGTAAATTGATTCTTGTTGACTTGGCTGGTTCTGAGAAAGCAGATAAAACTGCAGCCGAAGGAAAAGCTCTTGAACAAGCCAAGACCATCAACAAATCTCTCTCAGCCCTTGGAAATGTGATATATGCTCTCACATGTGGTTTACCAGGCAAAGAAAACCACATCCCATATCGTGATTCCAAGCTCACACGGCTTTTACAAGATGCACTG GGAGGGAATTCCCGTACTGCGTTGTTGTGCTGTTGCTCACCAAGCCCTTCAAATGCATCGGAGAGTCTGTCCACTCTTCGCTTTGGAATGAG AGCAAAGCATATAAAAATGTCACCACATGCCAAGTCCGGTGAAGATGAATATGCTAAGAAGGATGAATCTCCATCTTCAAGTAAAAATGAGGCATGT GAGAGAATCTTGGACCAG TTAAGGGACAGatttgatgttgaagatgtgATGTTACTTGAAGAGTTGTTCAGATTGAGTGGAATTCTCTATGAGCCTGGTTCACCTGAAGATTTGGATTCGGCATATGAGGATGTCACTTCACAGACAATTATCCAATTGCAGCATACGGTGGAAGACCTTGTATCTACTGTAGGAGAG CTCGAAAACGAGAATAGGACTCTGAAGGATAGATTGGCAGCTTGTGAAAGATGCGATACACAATCCAAAGTAGCTGGAGGTCATACTTCAAGCATTCTGCATAGAGTTTCAGACACCCTCGGCTCCTTTGTGTCCTGGTTCTGA
- the LOC126799154 gene encoding uncharacterized protein LOC126799154: MWYLCFFFHRLLDYRKAEVESLAQLFCSEDELHDLQWRLPLHHHQDSPFHFVNLPSEDVAAKIANRSILVKGMYELWGEGGNYEELEESIRNYPDERKLPYLEADSTFKINVDTFGKVISLQEQTQRIQGFHYIPFKGRVNLKSPEHKFWLMETDDYGANNGLPPIVERRIFFGREIGGADRKLLPTYQLKSLTYLGPTAMDAEIAFLMANQALATPGKLVYDPFVGTGSILVAAAHFGAMTMGADIDIRVVRDGRGPDCNVWSNFKQYGLPMPIALLRADNNLPPWRSGLKEVFDAIICDPPYGVRAGGRKSGGRKLLKGVVGPYIVPDDKRTGHIPSTGAYTLVECVHDLLDLAARMLVMGGRLVFFYPVLREDENAESQFPEHPCFKLVASSEQILSSRYIRVLLTMVKTSLYTEEVAEAARIKHIDFKENHLKWLEDGNLHSAVFSPADAQLNGADDAKATKEQKPKYRGKYV; encoded by the exons ATGTGGTAcctttgcttcttcttccacAGATTACTAGACTACAGAAAAGCCGAGGTTGAATCACTAGCCCAACTCTTCTGCTCCGAAGACGAACTCCACGATTTGCAATGGAGGCTCCCACTGCACCACCACCAAGACTCCCCCTTTCATTTCGTCAATCTTCCATCCGAGGATGTCGCCGCCAAAATCGCCAATCGCA GCATACTAGTGAAAGGAATGTATGAACTATGGGGAGAAGGAGGTAATTATGAAGAGCTAGAAGAGTCTATACGGAATTACCCAGATGAGCGGAAGTTGCCATACCTAGAGGCAGACAGTACTTTTAAGATTAATGTGGACACATTTGGGAAGGTCATCAGCCTCCAGGAGCAAACCCAACGCATTCAGGGGTTTCACTACATCCCTTTCAAG GGTCGAGTTAATTTAAAAAGTCCAGAGCACAAGTTCTGGCTCATGGAAACTGATGATTATGGAGCTAATAATGGTCTTCCGCCAATAGTTGAAAGAAGAATCTTTTTTGGTCGGGAGATTGGTGGTGCTGATAGAAAGCTATTACCAACTTATCAACTGAAAAGCCTCACATATCTTGGCCCAACAGCCATGGATGCAGAAATCGCATTCCTAATGGCCAACCAAGCTTTAGCCACACCAGGGAAGCTGGTTTACGACCCTTTTGTTGGCACTGGGAGTATTCTCGTAGCTGCTGCTCATTTTGGAGCCATGACAATG GGTGCAGATATTGATATCAGGGTGGTACGTGATGGGCGCGGCCCTGATTGTAATGTTTGGAGCAATTTCAAGCAG TATGGATTACCCATGCCGATTGCTTTGTTAAGGGCAGATAATAATCTTCCTCCTTGGCGTTCTGGGTTGAAAGAG GTATTTGATGCCATAATATGTGACCCTCCTTACGGTGTTCGTGCCGGTGGGCGCAAATCAGGCGGGCGGAAGTTGCTCAAAGGGGTTGTTGGCCCTTACATTGTACCTGATGACAAGAGGACAGGCCATATTCCATCAACTGGCGCTTACACCTTGGTTGAGTGTGTACATGATTTGCTTGACCTTGCTGCCAGGATGCTTGTAATGGGTGGGAGGCTTGTGTTCTTCTATCCTGTTTTGAGAGAAGACGAAAATGCAGAATCCCAATTCCCAGAGCACCCGTGTTTTAAATTGGTTGCTTCTTCTGAGCAGATTCTGAGCTCACGTTACATTCGAGTGTTGCTAACGATGGTTAAGACAAGTCTATACACTGAAGAAGTTGCAGAAGCAGCCAGAATTAAACACATTGACTTCAAGGAGAACCATCTAAAGTGGTTAGAAGATGGAAACCTTCACTCTGCAGTTTTTAGTCCCGCCGATGCCCAATTAAATGGGGCCGATGATGCCAAAGCTACAAAAGAGCAAAAGCCAAAGTACAGGGGGAAATATGTATAA